One window from the genome of Acuticoccus sp. I52.16.1 encodes:
- a CDS encoding acyl-CoA dehydrogenase family protein, which translates to MLLTEDQELIADAARRIAQEHLAPNAAALDRGEPAAREAFLANLERLAANGFMAVDAPAEYGGTEAGTTAFALTVEAVGNACAATGVTVSVTNMVGEVIASVGSEEQKRTHLPRLADGTYKAGAFCLTEASAGSDPAALTTRAVMSGNEWVLNGSKLYITSAAYAGLFVVWAVTDPDAPKGKGISAFLVEAGTPGLVVGREEDKLGQRGSATNAVHFEDCRIPADALLGPLHGGFRIAAGELAGGRIGIAALALGIARAAVDAAIAHIKEREQFGRPIAAMQGPQWMIADTETELEAARLLILQAAALKEAGRPFGKAASMAKLYASEAAQRATYTALQLFGGAGYIRDHPVERYARDVRITTIYEGTSEIQRLIIARDTLA; encoded by the coding sequence ATGCTGCTCACCGAGGATCAGGAGTTGATCGCGGACGCCGCGCGGCGGATCGCGCAGGAGCACCTGGCGCCCAACGCCGCGGCGCTCGACCGTGGCGAGCCGGCCGCTCGCGAGGCCTTCCTCGCCAACCTCGAGCGGCTCGCCGCCAACGGCTTCATGGCGGTCGATGCACCGGCCGAATACGGCGGCACGGAGGCCGGAACGACCGCCTTCGCGCTCACCGTCGAGGCGGTCGGCAACGCCTGCGCGGCGACGGGCGTGACCGTCTCGGTCACCAACATGGTGGGCGAGGTGATCGCCTCGGTGGGAAGTGAGGAGCAGAAGCGCACCCACCTCCCCCGCCTCGCCGACGGCACCTACAAGGCCGGCGCCTTCTGCCTCACCGAGGCGTCCGCCGGCTCCGACCCCGCGGCACTGACGACGCGCGCGGTCATGTCCGGCAACGAGTGGGTGCTGAACGGCTCGAAGCTCTACATCACCTCCGCCGCCTACGCGGGCCTCTTCGTGGTGTGGGCGGTGACCGACCCGGACGCGCCCAAGGGCAAGGGCATCTCCGCCTTCCTCGTCGAGGCTGGGACGCCCGGGCTCGTCGTCGGGCGCGAGGAGGACAAGCTCGGCCAGCGCGGCTCGGCCACCAACGCGGTGCACTTCGAGGATTGCCGCATCCCGGCGGACGCGCTGCTGGGGCCGCTGCACGGCGGCTTCCGCATCGCCGCGGGCGAACTGGCGGGCGGGCGCATCGGCATCGCGGCACTGGCGCTGGGCATCGCGCGGGCGGCCGTGGACGCGGCGATCGCGCACATCAAGGAGCGCGAGCAGTTCGGCCGGCCGATCGCCGCGATGCAGGGCCCGCAGTGGATGATCGCCGACACCGAGACCGAACTCGAGGCCGCGCGGCTCCTCATCCTCCAGGCGGCGGCGCTGAAGGAGGCGGGGCGCCCCTTCGGCAAGGCGGCGTCGATGGCCAAGCTCTATGCGAGCGAGGCGGCGCAGCGGGCCACTTACACGGCGCTGCAGCTCTTCGGCGGGGCGGGCTATATCCGCGACCACCCGGTCGAACGGTATGCCCGCGACGTGCGAATCACCACGATCTACGAAGGCACCAGCGAGATCCAGCGGCTGATCATCGCCCGCGACACGCTCGCCTGA
- a CDS encoding L,D-transpeptidase, translated as MNRRTFCILGATSAAATLSGCVNGGTFQSATLGYRPVPQLGTPEREAFPLPRVDYNTIPVEFRRQYVSHSGRYKPGTVVVDTSSRHLYLIEDGTTAIRYGIGVGRDGFSWGGSAKIGRKAQWPTWTPPSNMIKRQPELRKWASGMPGGPANPLGARAMYLYKGGRDTLYRLHGTNDPSSIGKAMSSGCIRMLNVDSIDLYERVKIGTPVVVVQNATAQV; from the coding sequence ATGAACCGCAGGACGTTCTGCATCCTGGGGGCGACCAGTGCGGCCGCGACGCTCTCGGGCTGCGTCAACGGTGGCACCTTCCAGAGTGCGACACTCGGCTATCGTCCGGTTCCGCAGCTCGGCACGCCCGAGCGCGAGGCCTTCCCGCTGCCGCGGGTCGACTACAACACGATCCCTGTCGAGTTCCGCCGGCAATATGTGTCCCACTCGGGTCGCTACAAGCCCGGAACGGTGGTGGTCGACACCTCCAGCCGCCACCTCTACCTGATCGAGGACGGAACGACCGCGATCCGCTACGGCATCGGCGTCGGCCGCGACGGCTTCTCGTGGGGGGGCAGCGCCAAAATCGGCCGCAAGGCGCAGTGGCCGACGTGGACGCCGCCGTCCAACATGATCAAGCGCCAGCCCGAGCTGCGCAAATGGGCCAGCGGCATGCCCGGCGGCCCGGCCAATCCGCTCGGCGCGCGCGCCATGTACCTCTACAAAGGCGGCCGCGACACGCTCTACCGCCTGCACGGCACCAACGATCCGTCCTCGATCGGCAAGGCGATGTCGTCGGGCTGCATCCGTATGCTGAACGTCGACTCGATCGACCTCTACGAGCGCGTCAAGATCGGCACCCCGGTGGTGGTCGTCCAGAACGCGACGGCCCAAGTCTGA